The Aerococcus loyolae genome contains the following window.
ACTGCCATGCTAGCTTTCTATGATCCTGATCAGGGGATTTATATCACAGGAGAAACTAATTTTATGCGATTAATGAGCGGTATTGATAGCCGTTACCGGTCTAGGCAATGGAAAGAAGTCATTCAGCAATTAAGGGTAAGAGTGCCACTCAAAGCGCCTTTTTCAAGCGCTGACCTGATCCCCGTTAACAATGGCATTTATTCAGTCAAGGAGCATAAGTTATTACCTTTTAGCCCTGACTATGCCATCACTAGCAAAATAGCGACAAACTATAACGCCAATGCCACTAACCCAATTATTGATGGATTTAACTTTGACGAGTGGTTGAAGTCTATTGCTTGTGGTGATGATGAAATTGTTACTTTACTATGGCAGGTTATCAATGAAGCTTTGAACCCTAACCATACACGGAATAAAATAGGGTTCCTTATCGGTAGTGGGAACAGCGGTAAAGGGACGTTTCAGCAACTTCTAATAAATCTTATAGGAAAGCAAAACGTCAGCACGCTGAAACCACCACAATTTAGTAATCAGTATGACAAGGCCAATTTAATTGGCAAGGTATGCAATATAGGGGACGATATTTCTAACGCTTATATCGATGAAATAAGCGACCTTATGAGCATTGCTACCGGTGACCCTATAACGGTTGAAGAGAAATATCAGCCGATTTACAGCGCCACCCTTAAGCTATTCTGCTTGTTTAGTGGCAATGATATGCCCAACGTGCGGAATAAATCCTTAGGCTGGTATAGGCGTCTATTACTGATTCCTTTTAATGCTGACTTTAACGGTCAGAAGAATGACCCAAAAATTAAAGAGATTTATTTGAAAGATAAAAGGATTCTAGAATACGTCTTAAAAAAAGCTATCGAGATGGATTTCACTCAATTTATTGAGCCGGAAGTAGTTAAGAAAGAAATCGCTAAGTATCGCAGAGCCAATGACTACATAGAGGGATACATTAACGATGAATATATTGCCAATGGCTACCATGAGTTGGAAAAAGCGCCAAGTAACTTTATAAAACATGGTATTAAAGAATATAAATATGATTTAGGAAATAGAAGCGCATTACCTTATGGATTTATGACTAAATTCATAGATATTTTAGAACGCCTCACAGAAAATAAATACAGGCAGGCAAAACAACGGATTAACGTTAGCGAATCGGAAAGCATGCCAGAAGAAATCCAGCCATACGCTAAAGGGAGTAACCCGATAAGAATTATTCAGAAAATTAGCTAATGTCCCGCTTTGTCCCACTTTGTCCCGTATGAAGTGGGACAGTTAAAACGCTGATATACCAGCTTTTATCTATATTTGTCCCGCTTGTCCCACTTATTTAGTAATAAAAAGTAAAAATATATAATAGTAAAAAATATATAAAGGTTTGCATAGAGAAGTGGGACATTTTTTGAAATAGCTATAAAGCCCTTTATATCAAGGGCTTTCAGCACTTTTTTTCTAAAAAACAAATGGGACAACAAAGGGGACAAGTATCTATTTAAAATTATAAATATATAAGGAGCGATAAAACATGATAGATACAGACCTAGTTAGTCAGTACATTGAAGAACGTACCAATAAAATCATTCAGCTTTACCCTAAGCCGTCTATTGCTAAAGTGATGGCAGGGCAAGAAATAACCATGCTGACGCTAGTATTAGCGGTAATCGGGTATTTGAATGATGAATTTGCCATTGAAGAGCTTGAGGAAGTCACATATATGGCAGGTATGCCACAAGACGCCTTTGACCTTATGGAAGAGCTTGGCATTTTGTGAAGCAAGCCCTCTATTTGGGCAATAAAAAAGGACACGACCGAAGTCATGCCCGTGAGTGTTAACCCCCACTGAATTAGCTAGCTTTATTATAGCACACGAGGAGGGGGTAAACATATTTCCGGAAGTTGATGAGAATAAGACGATTGCTAAGGTGAACGATCTGTTAGGCAACTATGACCGCTTGAAGCGTATGAGCCTGTATGACGGCCATTTAACAGCAAATTACCGGTATTCTCTCGAGAAGAAAACCCAATCCACTAGTGATGGGGGAGTGGGCAAGGTAATTGAGCGCAGGGAGCGAGGGAGGGAGATTATAAATGAAATAGATAATGCTATTGAATTAGTTGAACCAGAGTATCGGCAAATATTAAAAGCCAAGTATTTTAGTAAGCGACTAGATTTTGATATTTATTCATCACTCAGTATATCTAGTAGTGGGTATTATCAGAAGTTACGCAAGGCAAAGCTTCAATTTACTGAGGCTTACAAAGCAGGGGAGCTTTTATGCTTTGTTTAGGGTTATAAAAGGTTAGACACAGTAAGAAAGGAAAATTGAAATGAATAAAGAAGAATTTAATAATCAAGCAGAAAACCAAGAAGAAGTAGACTATGTGAAAGAATACGACAAAGACAAGGCGGAAAAAGAGTATCAAAAACACTTTACTGAAACGCACCTCAACAACAGTATTAATGAGTTTGCCAGAATCCAAAATGAACGCGATGAACGTTTTCGTAAAATAAAATCAAATTGGGATTAAGGGGGATATTATGGATTTACTTAAAGAAATTATTATAAGTCTTCAACCTAGTGAAGAATTTACTTACGAGCGTAACATTAATAAAATGGACGAGTTAAACACTAAAGGGCTAGAAGCTTTGAATCAGTTTAATCAAAAAGTTGATGAGATACGAACTAACTCGAAGTATTCACAGGACGGTAAAAAAGAAGCTTATGAAGAAGAACGTGAAGCGACTGAGAAATTTCTTAAGGAGCAACGCAGAATCTACCTTAGCTTAAGACGTGAAAACATTGAGTTATTCAATAAGGGTAAACAAAAGTTCAAAGAAATCGGCTTTGAAGAAAGAGGCCTTTATGATCTCACGCCAATTGATTTTAGTTACTTGCAAACTGTGTTAATGATGGACAAGAGCGAAAAGACACTGAATTATCTTGCTGAAAAATATGACTATAATTCAGCCGTGATGGACGTTATTAATGCCAATGGTAAATACGAGGTAAAGAATCCGTTCTATAGTGATTTAGAGAACCTTTCCACCAATTTTGACGATGATTTGTATGGTAATACCAGCGAAACGCCTGAGGGCGCTAGGGAAGCGAATATACGGAATGGAATGTTACTAAACCGCATGGCCAAGCTTGATGGGTCACAAGTTAATGAACGTGAAACGGTAATACCAGACAGCACTGCCAGACTAAACTAAAAAGAGAATAACAGCGTTAATTAGGTGAATCAGTGATGGTTCACCTTTTTCATTGCCCTGAAAGACGATGGCAAGGTTTTGACAAGGTAGAGCGAAAATAACCAGCCTTATCACAGTTTAAATGTATTAGTGATGGGATTCATCACGAAATCAAACAACGCCACACAGGGCAAATAGGGCGCTTTATGGGCTTGGTGCTAGTGATGATAATTACTAAGATTTCATAAGGTTATTAGCTAACTAAAAAAACTACTCCCAAATTACCCCGTTAAATTTATATTCCGTCATTAAAAACCTGAGATAGCTGAGGCCTAAAAAAGGGAAACCTTGCAAAACCTTGCATTTTTTAAAACCTGACAAAACTTAACATATTTATTACCCATAAGACTCCTAAGATTTTCCATAGGTAGCGATATTAAATAACCTGTTAAAACCTGTTAAGTAAATTGCCAATAAAAAAAGCCCGCACGGGGCAATTACTACAATTTACTACATTACTAAATAATACTAAATTTAAATTTACTAACTCAGCGATGGGGGTAGAAAGATCTTGCCCCATATCTTGCCCCATGAGGTGCAAAATTAGAGCTTAACTATTATTAACAATTAAGTTGTAAATGCTGTTAAATCAACATTTCTAAGGCATATTTGAAAGCCTTAAAATTTAAATACGCACCCAGAGGGAATCGAACCCCCATCTCAAGAACCGGAATCTTACGTGATATCCATTACACTATGGGTGCAAGCAATAAATACATTATAGCACAAATAGCATACTTTTGTTAAGAACTTTTTTGAAAAAAGTATTGTTGTTATCGATGATTTCTTACTATAATAGCTTCACCCGCAAAATCAACAAATAAAGAAGCTAGCTTACTTCTGCTTTGAAGGGCATTAATGGCAAGTTGGCATAAATATTTCCCCGTAAAAGTGCCATAAGTTTATCTATTGACCTATATTGACTATTAAGGTTATAATGATTAGGAAGTCGAAAAAGGAGGAAATTAAATGAATTTAGTACCGACAGTGATTGAACAATCACCTCGTGGTGAACGTGCTTATGATATTTATTCGCGCTTACTGAAGGACCGTATTATCATGCTCAGTGGAGAAGTTAATGATGATATGGCAAACAGCGTTATTGCCCAATTACTTTTCTTAGATGCTCAAGATAACGATAAAGATATTTATATATACATTAACAGTCCAGGAGGATCAGTAACTGCAGGGATGGCCATTTACGACACCATGCAATTTGTTAATGCTGATGTTGTGACCATAGTCACTGGTTTAGCAGCTTCTATGGGCTCTATCTTATTGATTGGTGGTACAAAAGGAAAACGTTATGCTTTGCCTCATTCTGAAGTGCTTATTCACCAACCTCTAGGTGGCGTTCAAGGTCAGGCTACTGAAATTGAAATATCAGCTCGTCATATCTTACAAACTAAGCAAACCTTAAAAGAAATTATTGCTGAACGTTCTGGTCAAGATATCGACAAAGTGGAAAAAGATATGGACCGTGACTACTGGATGACTGCCAAAGAAGCTAAGGAATATGGCATCATTGATGAAATCATGGCTTCTAACCAAGGCCTTAAAGGTCAAGAATAGTATCATAAAAGACAAATACAAAATAATTACCGAGTGTAGCTTAAGTAAGTACACTCGGTTTTTATAAAATTTAGATTTCCACTGCAAAATGCTTGCGACTGCATGATATTCTTGTTATACTACTAGTGTAGAAAAATGAATAGCAGATAGAACTGCTCAAATTTTTTTGCACTATGTTGGTCAAAAAAAGGCATGACGGACAATAAAAGTCCATGCAATAGAAAGTTGAATGTCATGAAAGCCGTTTACAGTAGAATCCTTAAAGTGGTTCCTGAATTGGAAGACCTCTTTAAAAAAAGGATGCAAATTTTACAAATGGTCTTACGCTTTCAACCTATTGGTCGCCAAATTTTGGCAAAGAAGTTAGACATGACTGAGCGACCACTCCGTCGTGAAACGAATATCCTTAAAAAAGAAGGGTTATTAGATTCCACTAGAAATGGAATGGTTATCACCGCTAAGGGTGAGGAAGCTTTAGCTTTTGCTCGCGAAATGCTCCATGAAGATTCTAGTTTATTTGCTAAGGAACAACGCTTAGAAAAGCAACTAGGTATCGATGAGGTACATATTATTGAGAGTAATCTTGATGAAGAAAATAGTACCTTGGCACAAATAGGAGTATTCTTATCTAACTATTTAGCCAATACTTTGCCAGAAGGATACATTACGGTGGCTGTTTCAGGCGGCTCGACAATACTCGAGGTTGCTAAGAGCTTAAACCGTAAAGTTCTAACTAAGAATCGGCATTTTACGATTGTTCCTGTCCGTGGTGGCATGGGCGATTCGGTGGCGATTCAGGCAAATACAATTAGTGACCAACTCGCACACCGCTTAAATGGGACTACTAATTCTCTCTACGTTCCTGATGTTCTGACTGAAGAAACCAGAGACTTATTAGTGAAAGAGCCCTCCATTCAAGCAACATTAAATATTTTAAAGCGGACCGATGCTTTATTATTTAGTGTTGGCGATGCTAGAATCATGGCCCAAAGACGGGGGTTTTCATCAGAATTAATTGATAAAATCCTTGCTAAGGGAGCCATTGGTGAAGCATTCGGGTGTTTTTACACCAAGGAGGGGGAAATAGTTTATCAAATGCCCCGTATTGGTTTACAATTAGATCAAATAAAGGATATTCAATATCCCATTCTAATTGCTGGCGGTCGTGCTAAAGCAAAAGCCATTCAAGCTTTTGCAAAACTCGCACCCTTTAACTTTGTCCTAGTGACAGATTTAGGGGTAAGTAATCAGGTTTTAAATGAGGAAACTCATTAAAAATATTTTTATTTCCGAAGGAGGAAAATTATTAATATGGTAAAAGTAGGTATTAATGGTTTTGGACGTATCGGACGTTTAGCTTTCCGTCGTATCCAAGATGTTGAAGGTTTAGAAGTAGTTGCAATCAATGACTTAACTGACTCAAAAATGTTAGCTCACTTATTGAAATATGACACCACTCATGGTCGTTTCAATGGTGAAATTGAAGTTTTAGATGACGCCTTCAAAGTAAACGGTAAAGAAGTTAAAGTTATGTCTCATCCAGACCCAGCTGAAATTCCTTGGGGTGACTTAGGTGTAGAAGTTGTTCTTGAAGCTACTGGTTTCTTTGCATCAAAAGAAAAAGCTGAACTACACTTAAAAGGTGGAGCTAAGAAAGTTGTTATTACTGCACCAGGTGGAGCAGATATTCCAACTATCGTTTACAACACCAACCATGAAATCTTAACAGGGGATGAAACTGTTATTTCTGGTGCTTCATGTACCACTAACTGTTTAGCACCTTTAGCAGATGCTTTAAACAAGAGCTTTGGTATTGTTGAAGGTTTAATGTCTACTATCCATGCTTATACAGGGGACCAAAACACCTTGGATGCTCCACACCGTAAGGGAGACTTCCGTCGTGCACGTGCCGCTGCAGAAAACATTATTCCTAACACTACCGGTGCTGCAAAAGCTGTTGGACAAGTTTTACCAGAATTAAATGGTAAATTAGATGGTTCCGCACAACGTGTACCTGTTAAATCTGGTTCTATTACTGAATTCTTCACCGTTCTTGAAAAGAATGTTACCGTTGAAGAAGTTAACGCTGCTATGAAGGCTGCTTCAAATGAATCCTTCGGTTACAACGAAGACGAAATCGTTTCTTCAGATATTGTAGGTATGACTTATGGTTCCTTATTCGACGCAACCTTAACTAAAGTTATGGACGTTGACGGTAAGCAATTAGTGAAGACTGCTGCATGGTATGACAACGAAATGTCATATACTTCACAATTAGTACGTACCTTAGAATACTTCGCTAAGTTATAATAAACGCTAACGTTTAATAAAAGCGTCTATCCATGTAAAGGCGGGGAGTCAGACGCTCCCTGCCTTTTTTCTAAGTGATAGAAAAAGGAGAAATGAATATGGCAAAAGAAACTGTAAAAGATGTTAATGTCCAAGGCAAAAAGATTTTAATGCGGGTTGACTTCAATGTTCCTATGAAGGATGGAGAAATTACCGATGATAATCGGATGGTTCAAGCCCTACCAACAATTAAGTATGTGATTGAACAAGGCGGAAAATTGATCTTATTTTCTCACTTAGGCAAAGTGAAAAGTGAAGAAGATAAAAAAGACAAGTCCCTTGCTCCAGTGGCTAAACACTTAGAAGAACTCTTAGGGCAAAAAGTGGTCTTTGTTCCTGCTACTCGTGGACAAGAGTTAGAAGAAGCCATTGACCAATTAAATGATGGGGAAGTTTTACTTTTTGAAAACACCCGCTTTGAAGATGTTGATGGCAAGAAAGAATCAGGTAACGATCCTGAATTAGGTAAATATTGGGCTTCATTAGGCGACGGTATTTTTGTTAACGACGCCTTTGGGACTGCCCACCGTGCCCATGCATCGAATGTTGGTATTTCTGCCAATGTTGACCATGCCGTAGCTGGCTTCTTGATGGAAAAGGAATTAAACTTCTTAGGGGATGCAGTCAATAATCCTAAGCGACCTTTTGTTGCTATCTTAGGTGGGGCTAAAGTTTCCGATAAAATTGCCGTGATCGAATCCTTACTTAATAAGGCCGACAAAGTGCTTATTGGTGGGGGTATGGCTTATACATTCTTAAAAGCAAAGGGTTATGAAGTGGGTAACTCCTTGTTAGAAGAAGACCGCGTTTCATTAGCCAAAGAAATCATGGAAAAAGCTGGCGACAAACTTTACCTTCCAGTGGATGTTGTCGTTGCTGATGACTTCTCAAATGACGCTAATACGCAAGTAGTAGCTGCTGATGCCATTCCTGAAGGTTGGGAAGGCTTGGATTCCGGTCCTAAGACCAATGAATTATTTGCTAAACAATTAGAAGATGCCAAAACGGTTGTATGGAATGGCCCAATGGGTGTCTTTGAAATGGAAAAATTTGCTATTGGTACCAATGCCGTATGTAAAGCGGTTGCTGACCTTGACGATGCCATTACTATTGTTGGTGGTGGGGATTCTGCATCAGCTGCTAAGAATTCAGGATTTGCTGAAAAATTCTCACACATTTCTACCGGTGGGGGAGCTTCTTTACAATTCTTAGAAGGTAATCCTCTACCAGGTGTTGAAGCGTTAAGTGAAAAATAAGGAAGGATGAACAAAGTGAGACAAGTTTTAATTGCCGGGAACTGGAAATTAAATAAAACCGCTAGTGAAGCAAAAGCTTTTATTGAAGACCTGAAAGCTAAATTAAGTGGTAGTGAAAAAGCTGAAGTTTTGGTTTGCCCACCAGCTTTATACGTGCAAAGCTTACTCTCTGAAAGTCAAGGCACTAACATTAAAGTCGGTGCTCAAAACTGCTACTATGAAAATAGTGGGGCTTTCACTGGAGAAATTTCACCTTTAGCCTTAGCTGATCTAGGAGCAAGCTATGTGGTTATCGGCCACTCTGAACGTCGTGAATTATTTAATGAAAGCGATGAAGATGTTGCTAAGAAAGCCAAAGCAATCTTCGATAATGGCATGACCCCAATTATTTGCTGTGGTGAAACCTTAGACCAACGTGAAGAAGGCATTGCTAAAGAATGGATCACTGGACAAATCAAGGCAGCTTTAAAAGAACTTAGCCAAGAAGAAATTGCTAAAAGTGTCATTGCTTATGAACCTATCTGGGCAATTGGTACCGGTAAAACAGCCTCTCCAGAAGACGCTGAAGAAATTTGTGGTCACATTCGTGACGTTGTTTTTGAAGTTGCTGGCCAAGAAGCTAGCGATGCTGTCCGTATCCTTTACGGTGGCTCAGTGAAACCAGCTAATGTAAAAGATATTTTAGCCCAAGAAAATATTGATGGCGCCCTAGTCGGGGGAGCTAGTCTTCAAGTCGACGATTTTCTTGCTTTAGTTAATGCTGCAGAATAATTCATCAAATAGATTATAAAATTAATTAGATAAAAGGAGATAAAATCTATGTCATTAATTACTAACATCCATGCCCGTGAAATTTTGGACTCCCGTGGTAACCCAACCGTTGAAGTGGAATTATATACTGAATTAGGCGCATTTGGCCGTGGTTTAGTACCTTCTGGTGCTTCTACTGGTGAACATGAAGCGGTTGAACTTCGTGATGGCGACAAAGACCGTTATGAAGGTAAGGGTGTCCTAAAAGCTGTTGAAAATGTTAATACAGTGATTGCTGAAGCCATTGTTGGTATGGAAGTTACTGACCAAGTAGGTATTGATGAAGCAATGATCGCTTTAGACGGTACCAAGAACAAAGGTAAATTAGGGGCTAATGCCATCTTAGGGGTTTCTCTTGCTGCTGCTCATGCTGCTGCTGATGAATTAGACGTGCCATTGTATAACTACTTAGGTGGATTCAATGCCCATGTTTTACCTACTCCAATGATGAATATTGTTAACGGTGGTTCTCACTCTGACGCACCAATTGCTTTCCAAGAATTTATGATTGTTCCTGCAGGGGCTCCTTCATTTAGAGAAGCTTTACGTTGGGGTGCTGAAACTTTCCACGCTTTGAAAGGTATTCTTAAAGGCCGCGGTTTAGAAACTTCCGTTGGTGACGAAGGTGGTTTTGCTCCTCGCTTTGAAGGTACTGAAGACGCTTTACAAACTATCATTGATGCGATCGAAGCTGCTGGACGTAAAGCTGGTGAAGACATCTTTATCGCTTTAGACTGTGCTTCTTCTGAATTCTACATTGATGGAAAATATGACTACACTAAATTCGAAGGTGAAGGCGCTGCTGTTCGCTCTGCTGCTGAACAAGTTGAATACATCGAAGAATTAGTTAACAAATACCCAATCATCTCTGTTGAAGATGGTATGGATGAAAATGACTGGGAAGGTTTCAAATTATTAACCGAACGTATTGGTGATAAAGTACAATTAGTTGGTGATGACCTTTATGTAACCAATACCGACTACTTGAAACGTGGTATTGAAGAAGGTATTGCAAACTCAATCTTAATTAAGGTTAACCAAATTGGTACCTTAACAGAAACCTTCAACGCTATCGAAATGGCTAAACGTGCTAACTATACTGCTGTTGTTTCCCACCGCTCTGGTGAAACTGAAGATGCTACCATCGCTGATATTGCTGTAGCAACCAACGCTGGTCAAATTAAGACTGGTTCCTTATCACGTACAGACCGGATGGCTAAATATAACCAATTACTACGTATTGAAGACCAACTTGGTGAAACTGCTGAATACCAAGGAATCCATGCATTCTACAACTTAAGCAAATAATCCAATAAGTAAATTTAAAAACGTTTTTAATTAATAAGGTGGGTCGCTCCCACCTTTTTATTTTTACTCTAATGGGGAAAGACTTCTTGAAAACTAAGAGACTTTTCGTGTTAAATAAAGTGTGCTAAGATAGAAATTAATGATTCCAAGGGATAAGGAGGGATTAAATGTCTCAAACAGAAGACCGCCAAGCTTGGATAGAACAACGTAAGAGCGACAATTATATTTTTGCTGACGTCATCCAACAGGCTGATGATCGCTATTTAATCAATGGCCAAGCTTTTCAAGTGGTTAAGGATGCTGAAGCGGGCATCGATAAGCAGGAATTAGCTAACCGCTATATGGATATTTTGGATAGCTATGACTATGTGGTGGGCGATTGGAGTTTCCAACAATTGCGTTTGAAGGGCTTTTATGAAGATAAATTACCCCACACCAGCATTGACCAGCAAATTTCTTTTCTCGATGATTATTTATATGAATATTGTAGTTTTGGTTGCGATTATTTTGTTTTAAAGCACCTGCGTAGTGAAGAAGAAATCAATGAACGTAACCGCCAATTGAAGAGTAAAAGGAATAATCAAAATTCTAAGCGTAAGAAGAGAAGGAATAGTCGTCATAATAATCAAGGAAATAATCATAAAAAAGCTTCTAAAAAACAAACGAAGACAGTGGGTAAGCGCTTCTCTGTGAAAAAGAAAAATTCCAGTCGTAAAGCCAATGCTGTTAAAGTAACTGATAAAAAAACATTTAAAATAAGGAAAAAGTGATGACAAAAGCTAAGAAGATAAAAGGCTTATTGATTGATTTGGATGGAACGGTTTATCGCGGGAAAAGTCCCATTAAGGGAGCTAAAGCATTTATTGAAAAACTCATTACTAGTCAAACGCCCTTTCTATTTTTAACTAATAATTCCATGAGGTCCCACCAAGAAGTCCAAGCTTTCCTAGAAAAGGAACATCAAATCTTGGTTGATCCAGAAAGGGTTTATAGTAGTGTGGACGCCTTAGTTTATGCCCTGAAAGATGCTTACCACCAGGTCGATCACCAACAGGCCGCTTATATTATTGGTAGTGAAATTCTTAAAAAGAGCGTCAATGACTTAGGCTTTGAGATTTTGACAAGTATTAACCGGCAGATTGACCTAGTAGTCGTAGGCTTGAATCAAAGTGTTTATTATGACCAGCTCGCTCAAGCAGCTATTGCAGTCCAAAGAGGGGCGGACTTTTACTTAACTAACCCGGATATTCAATTTCCTGATGAACGAGGATTTGTGCCCGGTGCTGGCTCATTAGGGCGCATGATCAGTGAGGTGAGTCGGACGCGTCCGGTTGTTTGTGGTAAACCGGAAAAATTGATTATGTCCGGTGCCTTAGCCAAGCTAGGTCTTCAAGCCGATGAAGTGGCCATGCTGGGTGATAACTTAACCACTGATATCTTAGCGGCAAATCGTATGGATATGCCGGCGATATTAATTGAGACCGGTGTCCATCATAAAGAAGATTTGGAACATTTTTCGGGTCAACCTGACTATATCGTTAAAGATTATGAGGAATTAGGAAAATTATGGCAAGAAATATCCGATTTTACTTAGGACTTAGCAGTCTGGTGCTTTTTATATTGTGTGGAGCGATTACCTTCACGATTTGGTTTACCCCACTCTATTATCTGAGTGCATATCTTGAACAGGTCAATCAAGTCGTTGACTTAACATGGCAACAGATTTTCCAGGACTACCATCGTATTATTGCTTATCTCAATTTTCCTTGGATTGAACATTTGTCCTTACAGCATTTCCCCATGAGTCCAAAAGGGATCTTTCATTTCTATGAAGTGAAGCGGCTATTTCAAATCCTATATATCTTATTACTAACCAGTGGTCTGTTATCCGCTCGCTTCCTAAAAAAATTAAAAAATAACCAGGCTTACTTCTATTTATATCGGCCCATGAAGGGGTTAATGGTCTTACCTTTTCTATTAATACCGCTCTTTCTCTTATTTTTTGACCAGGTTTTTGTTCTATTTCATCAGCTCTTATTCAATAATGATGCTTGGCTCTTTGATCCCAAGCTCGACCCAGTGATTGAAATCTTACCAGAGACTTTCTTTTTGGCGTGCTTTATTTTGGTGGTGGTTCTGGTTGAAGGAGCTTTTTATTATTTTTATCGCCTCGGAAAAACTAGTCTCGAAAAGTAGGCTGGTTTTTATTTTTACTTTAAATATTAAATAGGCTTTTTTTCTGGTCTTTGCTATACTTATTGGTAAGAAAAATCTTGAAACAATCATAGAGTTTATATAGGAAGGCGTGTTGAAAATGACTCGTGTGTGGAATTTCTCTGCCGGACCGGCAACTTTACCCTTAGAAGTATTGGAAAATGTTCAGGAGAATTTAGTTGATTATCATGGTCAAGGTTTATCCGTTTTAGAAATGAGTCACCGATCAGACTCTTTTCAAGAGATTATTGAAGGGGCGGAAGACTTAATACGAGAGCTTTTAGATGTTCCCTCCAATTATCAAGTATTATTCATGCAAGGTGGCGCGACCTTACAATTTTCAGCACTTTCGTTAAACTTATTAAAAAGCGGTAAAGCTGGCTACCTTATTGGCGGCAGCTGGGGTGAAAAAGCCTATAAAGAGGCTGAAAAATTAACCGGAAAGGCCACCGTTCTA
Protein-coding sequences here:
- the eno gene encoding phosphopyruvate hydratase; the protein is MSLITNIHAREILDSRGNPTVEVELYTELGAFGRGLVPSGASTGEHEAVELRDGDKDRYEGKGVLKAVENVNTVIAEAIVGMEVTDQVGIDEAMIALDGTKNKGKLGANAILGVSLAAAHAAADELDVPLYNYLGGFNAHVLPTPMMNIVNGGSHSDAPIAFQEFMIVPAGAPSFREALRWGAETFHALKGILKGRGLETSVGDEGGFAPRFEGTEDALQTIIDAIEAAGRKAGEDIFIALDCASSEFYIDGKYDYTKFEGEGAAVRSAAEQVEYIEELVNKYPIISVEDGMDENDWEGFKLLTERIGDKVQLVGDDLYVTNTDYLKRGIEEGIANSILIKVNQIGTLTETFNAIEMAKRANYTAVVSHRSGETEDATIADIAVATNAGQIKTGSLSRTDRMAKYNQLLRIEDQLGETAEYQGIHAFYNLSK
- a CDS encoding TIGR01906 family membrane protein, whose protein sequence is MARNIRFYLGLSSLVLFILCGAITFTIWFTPLYYLSAYLEQVNQVVDLTWQQIFQDYHRIIAYLNFPWIEHLSLQHFPMSPKGIFHFYEVKRLFQILYILLLTSGLLSARFLKKLKNNQAYFYLYRPMKGLMVLPFLLIPLFLLFFDQVFVLFHQLLFNNDAWLFDPKLDPVIEILPETFFLACFILVVVLVEGAFYYFYRLGKTSLEK
- a CDS encoding YutD family protein — encoded protein: MSQTEDRQAWIEQRKSDNYIFADVIQQADDRYLINGQAFQVVKDAEAGIDKQELANRYMDILDSYDYVVGDWSFQQLRLKGFYEDKLPHTSIDQQISFLDDYLYEYCSFGCDYFVLKHLRSEEEINERNRQLKSKRNNQNSKRKKRRNSRHNNQGNNHKKASKKQTKTVGKRFSVKKKNSSRKANAVKVTDKKTFKIRKK
- a CDS encoding HAD-IIA family hydrolase, whose protein sequence is MTKAKKIKGLLIDLDGTVYRGKSPIKGAKAFIEKLITSQTPFLFLTNNSMRSHQEVQAFLEKEHQILVDPERVYSSVDALVYALKDAYHQVDHQQAAYIIGSEILKKSVNDLGFEILTSINRQIDLVVVGLNQSVYYDQLAQAAIAVQRGADFYLTNPDIQFPDERGFVPGAGSLGRMISEVSRTRPVVCGKPEKLIMSGALAKLGLQADEVAMLGDNLTTDILAANRMDMPAILIETGVHHKEDLEHFSGQPDYIVKDYEELGKLWQEISDFT